The following coding sequences lie in one Arabidopsis thaliana chromosome 3, partial sequence genomic window:
- the AHL18 gene encoding AT-hook motif nuclear-localized protein 18 (AT-hook motif nuclear-localized protein 18 (AHL18); CONTAINS InterPro DOMAIN/s: Protein of unknown function DUF296 (InterPro:IPR005175), Predicted AT-hook DNA-binding (InterPro:IPR014476); BEST Arabidopsis thaliana protein match is: AT-hook motif nuclear-localized protein 22 (TAIR:AT2G45430.1); Has 760 Blast hits to 756 proteins in 23 species: Archae - 0; Bacteria - 2; Metazoa - 0; Fungi - 0; Plants - 758; Viruses - 0; Other Eukaryotes - 0 (source: NCBI BLink).), with the protein MDEVSRSHTPQFLSSDHQHYHHQNAGRQKRGREEEGVEPNNIGEDLATFPSGEENIKKRRPRGRPAGSKNKPKAPIIVTRDSANAFRCHVMEITNACDVMESLAVFARRRQRGVCVLTGNGAVTNVTVRQPGGGVVSLHGRFEILSLSGSFLPPPAPPAASGLKVYLAGGQGQVIGGSVVGPLTASSPVVVMAASFGNASYERLPLEEEEETEREIDGNAARAIGTQTQKQLMQDATSFIGSPSNLINSVSLPGEAYWGTQRPSF; encoded by the coding sequence ATGGATGAGGTATCTCGTTCTCATACACCGCAATTTCTATCAAGTGATCATCAGCACTATCACCATCAAAACGCTGGACGACAAAAACGcggcagagaagaagaaggagttgAACCCAACAATATAGGGGAAGACCTAGCCACCTTTCCTTCCGGAGAAGAGAATATCAAGAAGAGAAGGCCACGTGGCAGACCTGCTGGTTCCAAGAACAAACCCAAAGCACCAATCATAGTCACTCGCGACTCCGCGAACGCCTTCAGATGTCACGTCATGGAGATAACCAACGCCTGCGATGTAATGGAAAGCCTAGCCGTCTTCGCTAGACGCCGTCAGCGTGGCGTTTGCGTCTTGACCGGAAACGGGGCCGTTACAAACGTCACCGTTAGACAACCTGGCGGAGGCGTCGTCAGTTTACACGGACGGTTTGagattctttctctctcgggTTCGTTTCTTCCTCCACCGGCACCACCAGCTGCGTCTGGTTTAAAGGTTTACTTAGCCGGTGGTCAAGGTCAAGTGATCGGAGGCAGTGTGGTGGGACCGCTTACGGCATCAAGTCCGGTGGTCGTTATGGCAGCTTCATTTGGAAACGCATCTTACGAGAGGCTGCCActagaggaggaggaggaaactGAAAGAGAAATAGATGGAAACGCGGCTAGGGCGATTGGAACGCAAACGCAGAAACAGTTAATGCAAGATGCGACATCGTTTATTGGGTCGCCGTCGAATTTAATTAACTCTGTTTCGTTGCCAGGTGAAGCTTATTGGGGAACGCAACGACCGTCTTTCTAA
- the DHDPS1 gene encoding dihydrodipicolinate synthase 1 (dihydrodipicolinate synthase 1 (DHDPS1); FUNCTIONS IN: dihydrodipicolinate synthase activity; INVOLVED IN: lysine biosynthetic process via diaminopimelate, diaminopimelate biosynthetic process, metabolic process; EXPRESSED IN: 22 plant structures; EXPRESSED DURING: 13 growth stages; CONTAINS InterPro DOMAIN/s: Aldolase-type TIM barrel (InterPro:IPR013785), Dihydrodipicolinate synthase subfamily (InterPro:IPR005263), Dihydrodipicolinate synthetase (InterPro:IPR002220), Dihydrodipicolinate synthetase, active site (InterPro:IPR020625), Dihydrodipicolinate synthetase, conserved site (InterPro:IPR020624); BEST Arabidopsis thaliana protein match is: dihydrodipicolinate synthase (TAIR:AT2G45440.1); Has 13228 Blast hits to 13228 proteins in 2671 species: Archae - 342; Bacteria - 9527; Metazoa - 96; Fungi - 273; Plants - 96; Viruses - 0; Other Eukaryotes - 2894 (source: NCBI BLink).) produces the protein MSALKNYGLISIDSALHFPRSNQLQSYKRRNAKWVSPIAAVVPNFHLPMRSLEDKNRTNTDDIRSLRVITAIKTPYLPDGRFDLQAYDDLVNTQIENGAEGVIVGGTTGEGQLMSWDEHIMLIGHTVNCFGGRIKVIGNTGSNSTREAIHATEQGFAMGMHGALHINPYYGKTSIEGMNAHFQTVLHMGPTIIYNVPGRTCQDIPPQVIFKLSQNPNMAGVKECVGNNRVEEYTEKGIVVWSGNDDQCHDSRWDHGATGVISVTSNLVPGLMRKLMFEGRNSALNAKLLPLMDWLFQEPNPIGVNTALAQLGVARPVFRLPYVPLPLSKRIEFVKLVKEIGREHFVGDRDVQVLDDDDFILIGRY, from the exons aTGTCAGCTTTGAAAAATTACGGCTTGATCTCCATTGATTCTGCCCTCCATTTTCCTCGATCAAATCAATTGCAGAGCTATAAGAg AAGGAATGCAAAATGGGTCTCTCCAATAGCAGCTGTTGTACCTAACTTCCATCTTCCTATGCGCAGTCTCGAGGATAAAAACAG GACAAACACAGACGACATAAGGTCCCTTAGAGTGATCACAGCCATTAAGACACCGTATTTACCTGATGGAAGATTCGACCTCCAAGCATACGATGACTTAGTCAACACGCAGATAGAAAACGGTGCTGAAGGTGTGATTGTTGGTGGTACAACTGGTGAAGGCCAATTGATGAGCTGGGATGAGCACATAATGCTTATCGGCCATACTGTAAATTGTTTTGGGGGAAGGATCAAAGTCATTGGAAACACTGGAAGTAACTCGACTAGGGAAGCTATTCATGCCACTGAGCAAGGATTCGCCATGGGAATGCACGGGGCACTGCACATTAACCCTTACTATGGAAAAACATCCATTGAAGGCATGAATGCGCATTTTCAAACCGTTCTTCATATGGGACCGACTATTATATACAACGTGCCAGGTCGAACGTGCCAGGATATACCTCCCCAGGTTATCTTTAAACTCTCTCAGAACCCTAATATGGCTGGGGTTAAGGAATGCGTTGGTAATAACCGAGTTGAAGAGTATACTGAGAAGGGAATTGTCGTTTGGAGTGGAAATGATGATCAGTGCCATGATTCTAGATGGGATCACGGTGCCACTGGAGTGATATCGGTTACTAGCAATTTAGTTCCGGGTTTGATGAGGAAGTTGATGTTTGAAGGTAGAAACTCAGCGTTGAACgcaaagcttcttcctttAATGGATTGGCTATTCCAAGAACCGAATCCCATTGGTGTAAACACTGCTTTGGCTCAGTTAGGAGTTGCGAGGCCGGTTTTTCGGTTACCTTATGTGCCATTGCCTCTGTCCAAAAGGATTGAGTTCGTTAAACTGGTGAAGGAAATCGGAAGGGAGCATTTTGTAGGAGACAGAGATGTTCAGGtacttgatgatgatgacttcaTCTTAATCGGTCGATATTAG
- the DHDPS1 gene encoding dihydrodipicolinate synthase 1 (dihydrodipicolinate synthase 1 (DHDPS1); FUNCTIONS IN: dihydrodipicolinate synthase activity; INVOLVED IN: lysine biosynthetic process via diaminopimelate, metabolic process, diaminopimelate biosynthetic process; EXPRESSED IN: 22 plant structures; EXPRESSED DURING: 13 growth stages; CONTAINS InterPro DOMAIN/s: Aldolase-type TIM barrel (InterPro:IPR013785), Dihydrodipicolinate synthase subfamily (InterPro:IPR005263), Dihydrodipicolinate synthetase (InterPro:IPR002220), Dihydrodipicolinate synthetase, active site (InterPro:IPR020625), Dihydrodipicolinate synthetase, conserved site (InterPro:IPR020624); BEST Arabidopsis thaliana protein match is: dihydrodipicolinate synthase (TAIR:AT2G45440.1); Has 13092 Blast hits to 13092 proteins in 2641 species: Archae - 342; Bacteria - 9390; Metazoa - 97; Fungi - 273; Plants - 96; Viruses - 0; Other Eukaryotes - 2894 (source: NCBI BLink).), with protein MSALKNYGLISIDSALHFPRSNQLQSYKRNAKWVSPIAAVVPNFHLPMRSLEDKNRTNTDDIRSLRVITAIKTPYLPDGRFDLQAYDDLVNTQIENGAEGVIVGGTTGEGQLMSWDEHIMLIGHTVNCFGGRIKVIGNTGSNSTREAIHATEQGFAMGMHGALHINPYYGKTSIEGMNAHFQTVLHMGPTIIYNVPGRTCQDIPPQVIFKLSQNPNMAGVKECVGNNRVEEYTEKGIVVWSGNDDQCHDSRWDHGATGVISVTSNLVPGLMRKLMFEGRNSALNAKLLPLMDWLFQEPNPIGVNTALAQLGVARPVFRLPYVPLPLSKRIEFVKLVKEIGREHFVGDRDVQVLDDDDFILIGRY; from the exons aTGTCAGCTTTGAAAAATTACGGCTTGATCTCCATTGATTCTGCCCTCCATTTTCCTCGATCAAATCAATTGCAGAGCTATAAGAg GAATGCAAAATGGGTCTCTCCAATAGCAGCTGTTGTACCTAACTTCCATCTTCCTATGCGCAGTCTCGAGGATAAAAACAG GACAAACACAGACGACATAAGGTCCCTTAGAGTGATCACAGCCATTAAGACACCGTATTTACCTGATGGAAGATTCGACCTCCAAGCATACGATGACTTAGTCAACACGCAGATAGAAAACGGTGCTGAAGGTGTGATTGTTGGTGGTACAACTGGTGAAGGCCAATTGATGAGCTGGGATGAGCACATAATGCTTATCGGCCATACTGTAAATTGTTTTGGGGGAAGGATCAAAGTCATTGGAAACACTGGAAGTAACTCGACTAGGGAAGCTATTCATGCCACTGAGCAAGGATTCGCCATGGGAATGCACGGGGCACTGCACATTAACCCTTACTATGGAAAAACATCCATTGAAGGCATGAATGCGCATTTTCAAACCGTTCTTCATATGGGACCGACTATTATATACAACGTGCCAGGTCGAACGTGCCAGGATATACCTCCCCAGGTTATCTTTAAACTCTCTCAGAACCCTAATATGGCTGGGGTTAAGGAATGCGTTGGTAATAACCGAGTTGAAGAGTATACTGAGAAGGGAATTGTCGTTTGGAGTGGAAATGATGATCAGTGCCATGATTCTAGATGGGATCACGGTGCCACTGGAGTGATATCGGTTACTAGCAATTTAGTTCCGGGTTTGATGAGGAAGTTGATGTTTGAAGGTAGAAACTCAGCGTTGAACgcaaagcttcttcctttAATGGATTGGCTATTCCAAGAACCGAATCCCATTGGTGTAAACACTGCTTTGGCTCAGTTAGGAGTTGCGAGGCCGGTTTTTCGGTTACCTTATGTGCCATTGCCTCTGTCCAAAAGGATTGAGTTCGTTAAACTGGTGAAGGAAATCGGAAGGGAGCATTTTGTAGGAGACAGAGATGTTCAGGtacttgatgatgatgacttcaTCTTAATCGGTCGATATTAG
- the ZPR2 gene encoding binding protein, translated as MCLTTSEPPFPDTDTPTMRSASYHIKHKSKTQTHLRILNLTRRRRLLKEQKEMEMRNLKLFVENQSIIRENEALKKKALLLHHENNALFALLHPKYSPVSTSLLQ; from the exons ATGTGTCTGACAACTTCAGAGCCACCATTCCCAGACACTGACACACCAACTATGAGATCTGCTTCGTACCATATCAAACATAAATCTAAGACACAAACCCATCTTCGTATCCTTAATCTCACCAG GAGGAGAAGATTACTGAAGGAACAGAAGGAGATGGAGATGAGGAACTTGAAGCTTTTCGTAGAGAATCAAAGCATCATACGAGAGAATGAagctttaaaaaagaaagctcttcttctccaccatgAAAACAATGCTCTGTTTGCTCTGCTTCACCCAAAATACTCCCCTGTTTCAACCTCCTTGCTTCAGTGA
- the ZPR2 gene encoding binding protein (LITTLE ZIPPER 2 (ZPR2); FUNCTIONS IN: protein binding; INVOLVED IN: biological_process unknown; LOCATED IN: cellular_component unknown; BEST Arabidopsis thaliana protein match is: protein binding (TAIR:AT2G45450.1); Has 30201 Blast hits to 17322 proteins in 780 species: Archae - 12; Bacteria - 1396; Metazoa - 17338; Fungi - 3422; Plants - 5037; Viruses - 0; Other Eukaryotes - 2996 (source: NCBI BLink).): MCLTTSEPPFPDTDTPTMRSASYHIKHKSKTQTHLRILNLTSRRRRLLKEQKEMEMRNLKLFVENQSIIRENEALKKKALLLHHENNALFALLHPKYSPVSTSLLQ, from the exons ATGTGTCTGACAACTTCAGAGCCACCATTCCCAGACACTGACACACCAACTATGAGATCTGCTTCGTACCATATCAAACATAAATCTAAGACACAAACCCATCTTCGTATCCTTAATCTCACCAG CAGGAGGAGAAGATTACTGAAGGAACAGAAGGAGATGGAGATGAGGAACTTGAAGCTTTTCGTAGAGAATCAAAGCATCATACGAGAGAATGAagctttaaaaaagaaagctcttcttctccaccatgAAAACAATGCTCTGTTTGCTCTGCTTCACCCAAAATACTCCCCTGTTTCAACCTCCTTGCTTCAGTGA